From the Salvelinus alpinus chromosome 12, SLU_Salpinus.1, whole genome shotgun sequence genome, the window cgagaccactctgtgcaactgggtcctagacttcctgacgggctgcccccaggtggtgagggtaggtaacaacatctccaccctgctgatcctcaacactgggtccccacaagggtgcgttctcagccctctcctgtactccctgttcacccacgactgcgtggccatgcacgcctccaactcaatcatcaagttggcagacgacactacagtggtaagcttgattaccaacaacgacgagacggcctacagggaggaggtgagggcccttggggtgtggtgtcaggaaaataacctctcactcaatgtcaacaaaacaaaggagatgatcgtggacttaaggaaacagcagagggagcagccccctatctacattgacgggacagtagtggagagggtggagagttttaagttcctcggcgtacacatcacggacaaactgaaatggtccacccacacagacagcgtggtgaagaaggcgcagcagcgcctcttcaacctcaggaggctgaagaaattcgtcttgtcaccaaaaacactcgcaaacttttacagatgcacaatcgagagcatcctgtcgggctgtatcaccgcctggtacggcagctgctccgcccataaccaaaatgctctccagagggtagtgaggtctgcacaacgcatcaccgggtgcaaactacctgccctccaggacatctacaccacccgatgtcacaggaaggccaaaaagatcatcaaggacaacaaccacccgagccactgcctgttcaccccgctatcatccagaaggcgaggtcagtacaggtgcatcaaagcagggaccgagagactgaaaaacagcttctatctcaaggccatcagacttttaaacagccatcactaacatttagtggccgctgccaacatactgactcaactccagctactttaataatggaaaaattgatgtaatcaatttatcactagccactttatattatataatgtttacttaccctacattactcatctcatatgtatatactgtatgctataccatctactgcatcttgccatcttgatatAATTAAATGTATCAATAGCCagtttaaacaatgccactttatagaatgttttcataccctacattactcatctcatatgtatatactgtacgctataccatctactgcatcttgccatcttgatgtaatgtatcactagccactttaaacaatgccatttcatataatgttttcataccctacattactcatatcatatactttactctataccatctactgcatcttgcctatgccgttcggccatcactcatttatatatttttatgtacatattcgtattcattcctttacacttgtgaaattgttaggttatattacttgttagatattactgcatggtcggaactagaagcacaagcatttcgctacacttgcataaACACCTGCTAAccaatgtgtatgtgacaaataaatttgatttgatctattccgctctcatctgtctcactcaagcacacgtacacacacacgtacacacacacgtacacacacacacacacgtacacacacacacacgtacacacacacgtacacacacgtacacacacacacacacacattcttgaaGTCATGTATAGGTTTTGTGTATGAATACCTGTCTGTTAGTTTTTTAAACATAGTTCTCTTACTGGCTCTATAAGGTTTTGCCTGTTTTCTCAAACCAACAGTGGACCAAGCACTCCAAATGTTGTCACTACTGTTCCTAATGCTACAGTGATGTTTCTTAACCATAACGCTCTGCTGTTAGCCTGACTCTCTCCCTGTCACCTATAGAGGGCAAGCCTCCCACAAAGGAGGAGGTAGGGGGTCCCAACATAAACCGCAGACGAGGagccatcaaacaggccaagATCCACGAGGTCAAATGTCACGAGTTCATCGCCACCTTCTTCAGACAGCCCACCTTCTGCTCCGTCTGCAGAGAGTTTGTCTGGTCAGTTATTCATTTTGTCCAGCCGCCTGTCCTCATGGCTCTTTACTCCTAGCTCTACTTTCTGTTAGCTTCATGCTAACAGAAGTCATTCCCTATTTACAAGTTTTATTATCTCTTCCATTCATCCAATTTAAGTCTTGGTCGGTCTACTTTATACTGAGAGACTGAGTGAAGGGATAAGATAAGGCAATGTCTTAGTATGGCCTATGATCTCCTCCTATCTATCTAACTTTAGGGGTTGTGTTTCCGGGAGCGGGTCAGAAGTCTTGCATTGTCTGGAAGTACCCACACAAGACTTATCAACATTTAGCAATGTATTCGCAAAATCAGTACAGCTTccactactactgttgtgttcTGGTAGAATAGGTTGTGTCTCTGGAAACGGTGGATGAGTCTCTGTGTGCTGCTGTTTAAACGGTGCTCACCTGTCATCTATATAGTCCATTCTCACTTTGTCTCCATTCATCATCACTGGCCCTCCACAATCTCTCACTCTTATACCTTTGTATTCTACAGGGGGCTCAACAAGCAAGGGTACAAGTGCAGACGTAAGTGTACAATAATGTGGACAACCTACTGCTATACAACCACATACACACAACATCATAGATACACACCTATAAAcactgtagttataaacactacCTCAATGCAGAGCAGATTGTACAGCCCTACCAGTGACTTCGATATCTGCCTGTATGAATGGTGCTCACCTGTCATCAATGTTCTCCATATCTCTTCTCTCCCAGAATGCAATGCAGCTATTCACAAGAAATGCATCGACAAGATCATCGGCAGGTGTACGGGCACGGCAGCCAACAGCCGGGACACTGTGGTACGTTGGGACTACTAGTTAATTCATTCATTCGATTATTTATTAATTTACTTATTTGTGTCAATCCAATGTGGAGTTTACTCCCTATAAGTTTTCCGTTCCATTGATTAAACTGGTCAGGAGGTTTTCCTCCATTAATAATGTGAACAATAGCTGTGATGCCATTAGCTGTCAAGGTGTCATAGGGTCAGAGTCCAAACTAGTAGGCATTAATCAGACATGTAACCTCGACCAAGGATGAGGTCCCCTCACATCCCCATCAATATTCATCAATAGAAAGGGCCAAAGAGCACAGGTAACTGAGCTTAGAGGTTACATTCAAACATGAGGGAATCTCCCTTCACTCATATGTGAGGGGTGGTGAGAAGGGGTGTGTTCTGAGTTAGAAAGGGGCGTGTATAAGGCCCTctctagactagagagagagcaggagaggagaccaAGAGAAAGTGTGCCTGTCTATGGCAGTCTACAGGACCCCACTGAAACTACTACAGACAGGACCTAGGCTCAGGAAGAATAACACCAGGGCACGCAAAACAAAAGAAGATAGGGAGAGaacaaggaaggaaggaaggaaggaaggaaggagagagagagagagagagagagagagagagagagagagagagagagagagagagagagagagagagagagagagagagagagagagagagagagagagagagagagagagatgcgtaGGCCATGAGGCACCCTCCCAGGCGGGTGTTTTGCCCCCCGATACCGATCTGGGTGTTGATGAGTTGTGTGTGTCCATCACAGTTCCAGAAGGAGCGCTTTAAGATAGACATGCCACACCGCTTCAAGAACCACAACTACATGAGTCCCACCTTCTGTGACCACTGTGGCAGTCTGCTGTGGGGCCTGGTCAGGCAGGGCCTCAAGTGTGAAGGTAAGGagcggcgtgtgtgtgtgttgcgtctgCATTGTCATTGTATTTAACTGTATACTGTAACTCTTCTATGCTCTTGTAGATTGTGCCATGAATGTGCATCATAAGTGTCAGGATAAAGTGGCCAACCTTTGTGGAATCAACCAGAAACTACTGGCTGAAGCACTTACACAAGTCAGCCAGGTGAGTGAGCTGATTGTGTGCATGTGCAAGCATGCAGgcatgtgtgtggatgtgtgttctTGCAAGTgcacgtgtgggtgtgtgtgcattgacatatgttactgaatgtgtgtgtgacaccTGGCCCAGATCGACTGTATCTGTATGGCTATGGGAACCTGAGCTTCTTGTCCTGGGCCCAGTTTTTTAAAAGTTCTGGATTTCGGCTATCGGATAGGATAAAATGCATAGAAAAATAATTAATAGGACGGGAGTCCCAATTTAAGTCAATGATTtctctgttctattcattctatttctatgcatttTATCCTATCCGATGGGTGAAATCCAGATAGATAACCATTGAAAAACTGGGCCCTAATATGTTTATGGATAGGAAGACTTTTTGTGGTGGTGAAGCTTCCAACAATCGTAATGCTCCTTATCATGGCCCTGTCTAGGTAATAGCAATTAACTACCTTCCCCTGGACACTATGTTTATATATTATGTTATGACTATGGTCTGACTGAATAAGCTGCTATGTCATTCTTAAGTCAGCATTATGTAGGCCGTATAACAATGGGGTCAAGTGAAATGCTGTATAACTGTTCAACAACAGTATTTTACAGCCCTGTCCCCATACAGTGTAATGCATCTTTGTTTATGGATATCTGTCAAAGGTGACAACGAAGGTGTTATTTGCTTCTCCCTCTCATCACCCTTctatatatgtattatctctCCCTATATTTCCTGAATGTCTTTCAGAAATCCTCCACTCGGCGCTTGGACCCAACTCTAGCTGACCCAGATATAGGAGTCTATCAGGAAGTCAATAGGAATTCCACTAGTGGTCTGGATGTCAATggtcagtctgtgtgtttgtttttatgAACATATTTGATGATGTGTTATTTTAAATTCACTCAAATCAAGTTTGTGTGAATGGTTAGgagtaaaatatgtttttatatataACGTTAATTATAATAATGATGAATATGATGACAATTGTGGTGACAATTGTGGACCTTATAAGCTGTGTCTTCCCCAGACGGCCACCCTTATGGCAGGCTGTGGAAGGGCTCCAGCCCGCATCCCCCATCTCGCCTCACCCACCTGACACTCATCAACGTAGACAACTTTGTCTTTCACAAGGTCCTAGGCAAGGGCAGCTTTGGCAAGGTAAGCCTGGTACAGCAGACATTCAGGATTCCAGAGCAGTAAAGCTCACCACAGTACAGTTCACATACAATGAAGCAGTAGGGACAACAGACTTTAATATTACCACCAATATAATATTTAATCaggctctcctctcttctttcctttattctgtccctcctctcttcaccccccccccccttctctccccaggtCCTGCTGGCAGAGTTGAAAGGTCAGGGGGAGTGGTTTGCGGTGAAGGCTCTGAAGAAAGACGTGGTTCTGATGGATGATGATGTGGAGTGTACCATGGTGGAGAAGAGAGTCCTGGCCCTGGCCTGGGACAACCCCTTCCTCACACACCTCTACTCCACCTTCCAGTCCAAGGTACAGACTGTAGCCCTACACACactcctctactctaccttcCAGTCCAAGGTACAGACTgtagccctacacacacacctctactctACCTTCCAGTCCAAGGTACAGACTGTAGCCCTACACACACTCCTCTACTCCACCTTCCAGTCCAAGGTACAGACTgtagccctacacacacacctctactctACCTTCCAGTCCAAGGTACAGACTGTATCCCTACACACactcctctactctaccttcCAGTCCAAGGTACAGACTGTATCCCTACACACactcctctactctaccttcCAGTCCAAGGTACAGACTgtagccctacacacacacctctactctACCTTCCAGTCCAAGGTACAGACTGtatccctacacacacacctctactctACCTTCCAGTCCAAGGTACAGACTGTATCCCTACACACactcctctactctaccttcCAGTCCAAGGTACAGACTgtagccctacacacacacctctactctACCTTCCAGTCCAAGGTACAGACTGTAGCCCTACACACactcctctactctaccttcCAGTCCAAGGTACAGACTGTAGCCCTACACACactcctctactctaccttcCAGTCCAAGGTACAGACTGTAGCCCTACACACactcctctactctaccttcCAGTCCAAGGTACAGACTGTATCCCTACACACactcctctactctaccttcCAGTCCAAGGTACAGACTgtagccctacacacacacctctactccACCTTCCAGTCCAAGGTACAGACTGTAGCCCTACACACactcctctactctaccttcCAGTCCAAGGTACAGACTgtagccctacacacacacctctactctACCTTCCAGTCCAAGGTACAGACTgtagccctacacacacacctctactctACCTTCCAGTCCAAGGTACAGACTGTATCCCTACACACactcctctactctaccttcCAGTCCAAGGTACAGACTGTAGCCCTACACACactcctctactctaccttcCAGTCCAAGGTACAGACTgtagccctacacacacacctctactctACCTTCCAGTCCAAGGTACAGACTgtagccctacacacacacctctactctACCTTCCAGTCCAAGGTACAGACTgtagccctacacacacacctctactctACCTTCCAGTCCAAGGTACAGACTgtagccctacacacacacctctactctACCTTCCAGTCCAAGGTACAGACTGTATCCCTACACACactcctctactctaccttcCAGTCCAAGGTACAGACTGTAGCCCTACACACactcctctactctaccttcCAGTCCAAGGTACAGACTgtagccctacacacacacctctactccACCTTCCAGTCCAAGGTACAGACTgtagccctacacacacacctctactccACCTTCCAGTCCAAGGTACAGACTGTAGCCCTACACACACTCCTCGCTCCCCTTTTTGTGTGTCATTCTGGTTATTATAGCAACACCATTTTTTCTGATTAACATTACTAATAACAATAAGTATCTACAAAAGCTTTCTCCAATAAGAAGTGATGTAAACACAAACTCGCTATCATAGCTTATTACACTACTACTGTGCTAGGTAGCTTTACAGTATGTGTTATGATGCTTGACCTTGACCGTGTTGTCCTCAGGAACACCTGTTCTTTGTCATGGAATATCTGAATGGAGGAGACCTGATGTTCCATATTCAGGAGAAGGGACGCTTTGACCTCTACAGAGCAACGTGAGTTTCCccagtcacacagacagagataaacacacacccctaatgTCACTATTACTCACTCATagagacatacagacactcaCCACCAATACTTTGATGGAAACCAGACAGCTATAAAGCAAAGACGGTGTTTACACAGTGTGAGACTGTAGCTGAGTGTTATGGGGTTATGGGGTTTCCCTGCTACATACAGGGAAATTATGCATTGGTGGATTTTGGGTTGGTCACTGTCCATGGGTAGCTGTTCACCATgcaaaggagtgtgtgtgtctctctctgtcagtgtgactgtaTTTGTGTTTGCAGAAGTCCCACAAGAGAAAGACTAGATTCAGATAGTTTGAGTGAGGTCAAACACAGAGAAGGTACAGAGTCGCATGGCTGTTGAGCCCTTCTGAGTGTGGATCTGAAATGGGATGTTAAACTAACTGGTGCTTAGTTATAGTGGTGTTAAAGTTTTTCAGTTGTTAGGTGCCTCTATCCCCTCTATGCTCAGGACAGGTGAGATGACAGGAGACATTCACTTCTACACTGTTGCCAGCTATACCCGATCCAGCATTGGCATCTGCTCCTATTGTCCTCACGCACGCTCCCCGGTCCTCAAGGACAGtttcagaaagggagagagatgttcACCTCTCTGCTCTCACTGTATTAATCATTAACTAATTGTgtatgggtgtgtttgtgtttgtgtgtgtgtgtgtgtgtgtgtgtgtgtgtgtgtgtgtgtgtgtgtgtgtgtgtgtgtgtgtgtgtgtgtgtgtgtgtgtgtgtgtgtgtgtgtgtgtgtgtgtgtgtgtgtgtgtgtgtgtgtgtgtgtgtgtgtgtgtgtgtgtgtgtgtgtgtgtgtgtacagcacacAAGCTGGCAGTGCAGAATGGAAAGCCTCGTGGGTTTGGTTTCCTGGTTATGTAATATGTTTCCCTGGGTAGTTTGGTGAACTGTTGAGTTTCAAATGAGTCCCACTATCACAGAACAATAAACCTGTATCCACTAACTGACCCTAAGCATCTTAACGCAGTGGCACAGAGACACTGGGCCGCACCCTAAACACACttaacactgtaaaacccaaTACACACTGTTTCTTACTGAGTTGCCTCCTCACAATTTGGCATACTGTTGTGCGGTTCCCCCAGAATACtacactgtgtatgtgtgtgtctacatgcatgtgtgtgtgtgagagtgtatatgggtcgttccaccaatagaGTGCCTTTTGGGTAGTGTAATTTGGTAAAGAAATTcaataattttaacattctgtcataaagaccaCATGTTCttcataaaaacatgttttcccaactaaagaggttaaattaaaaaaatactttagtaagtgccaaataaagtaacagggttgaccctAACACAGTAGATGTTTTCAACattaaatccccttgtgacagggggaatggaatcTTGTTGTGTGCAACACTGAGGGGCAATTAAAAGTTtggttcacgtaacagggttgaccttaaaatgaggtaCAGAGGTAAATGAATCagtaatcacatgaaataaataataatcttcagaaatgactttgtcaaatcaacaaaataactagggctttaccatgatggtgaaaacttgggggttaagtgggttaaaatattCCAATAAGTCAGAAAAACATGatgagggacatgtcaaaatgctgattTTTGGAACTTTaacaagtctttattcatataaaaaatctgatttattgaattttCCATGTGGTTCATATTAAAGGGCacatcatttaatataacaggcttttaaaattcaatattggtgcactatttctacttaaaatatcaaaagcGCTCTGTTCGTTGAACAAACTACCCATACCCATCTGTGTGTGTAGCCGGTTGATACCAGGACGGCTGATGCGTGTGACGGTATCTACTTGTGTGTTGAGTGAGAGTCAGAGGAGAAACCTGTCTGGACAAAGCTTACTTCAAGTCAATCATTCAGTCTCTCAATCCCAATCAATCACCAGCGACAAGAGCATACACAGTCTCTCTCCACCTATGTCAAGGCCCAATCAGTTTCCCCATGCCAGAGTTGAAAAGAGAAGCAGGAGGTCAGAGATACTGTAGGCTAATCCTTCAGCTGTGGCTAGGCTGGGGCCACTGGGCCAGGAGCACCTCTCAGGTTTCACCCTACAGTATGAGGCCATTGTTCAGCTCTCCTCTCTGAGCACCACTCTATACAAATGGCCTCTTCAATAATGCAGCTAGCTACACACTGGACTGGAGTCCTCAGCGACAGACAGCAGTGTTCAGGGACTAACTCAACAGGAAAGTAGATAGAGTAGTACTCTGCTGCCAGCCAGCTGGATCTCTAGACTGTGTAGTGATGTTTATCTATCTTTTCTCCCTCCAGGTTCTACTCTGCTGAGATCATCTGTGGCCTTCAGTTTCTGCACTCCAAAGGGATCATTTACAGGTAAATAGCAAATGCCATCATCAGCACTCTAATGTACACTCACTAACTTCTTACTCACTCAATCACATTACCATACAGATA encodes:
- the LOC139536602 gene encoding protein kinase C delta type-like, which translates into the protein MAPFLRIAFNSYDLGVLSPLAPSDTPFCAIKMKEALTTERGKTLVQKKPTMFPAWKASFDAHIYEGRVLQVLLMKTAEEPLAEVTVGMSVLAERCKKANGHAEFWVDLQPSGKVMMAVQYFLEGATDTEGKPPTKEEVGGPNINRRRGAIKQAKIHEVKCHEFIATFFRQPTFCSVCREFVWGLNKQGYKCRQCNAAIHKKCIDKIIGRCTGTAANSRDTVFQKERFKIDMPHRFKNHNYMSPTFCDHCGSLLWGLVRQGLKCEDCAMNVHHKCQDKVANLCGINQKLLAEALTQVSQKSSTRRLDPTLADPDIGVYQEVNRNSTSGLDVNDGHPYGRLWKGSSPHPPSRLTHLTLINVDNFVFHKVLGKGSFGKVLLAELKGQGEWFAVKALKKDVVLMDDDVECTMVEKRVLALAWDNPFLTHLYSTFQSKEHLFFVMEYLNGGDLMFHIQEKGRFDLYRATFYSAEIICGLQFLHSKGIIYRDLKLDNVMLDHSGHVKIADFGMCKENVFGESLATTFCGTPDYIAPEILLGQKYSFSVDWWSFGVLLYEMLIGQSPFHGDDEDELFESIRMDTPHYPRWITKEAKDLMEKLFERDSTRRLGIVDNIRVHPFFKTISWPALERREVEPPFRPKVKAPNDCSNFDREFLSEKPCLSHGDKNFMDSMDQSAFAGFSFINPEMELLLEK